Proteins from a genomic interval of Lathamus discolor isolate bLatDis1 chromosome 11, bLatDis1.hap1, whole genome shotgun sequence:
- the COMMD7 gene encoding COMM domain-containing protein 7 isoform X1, with the protein MGLLNFTREPVPEAVSGDMHNLSQLSAQQFSSLTEVLFRFLTEPKEVERFLAQLSDFATVNKISLGPLKNIVKSILLVPSGALKRNLSWEQVRADFIALGLSEEKATYFAEQWKANSPTLTRLAVGQTLMINQLIDMEWKFGVTAGSSELEKVGSIFLQLKLVIKQGTRMENVYLELTLPQFYSFLHEMERIRTSLESFS; encoded by the exons ATGGGGCTGCTCAACTTCACCCGGGAGCCGGTGCCGGAGGCGGTGAGCGGGGACATGCACAACCTCAGCCAGCTCAGCGCGCAG CAATTCTCATCACTGACTGAAGTGCTCTTCCGCTTTCTGACAGAGCCCAAGGAG GTGGAAAGGTTTCTGGCTCAGCTCTCTGACTTTGCCACCGTGAATAAAATCAGCTTGGGCCCCCTGAAAAACATTGTCAAAAGTATTCTTCTGGTACCCAGCG GTGCCCTGAAGAGGAATTTGTCTTGGGAACAAGTCCGAGCAGATTTCATTGCTCTAG GCCTCAGTGAGGAGAAAGCCACTTACTTTGCAGAACAG TGGAAGGCGAATTCCCCCACGCTGACACGCCTGGCTGTTGGTCAGACGCTGATGATCAACCAGCTGATAGATATGGAGTGGAAGTTTGGAG TGACTGCTGGGAGCAGTGAACTGGAAAAAGTGGGAAGTATCTTCTTACAG CTGAAGCTGGTGATTAAACAAGGGACTCGAATGGAAAACGTGTATCTGG AGTTGACTTTGCCCCAGTTCTACAGCTTTCTGCATGAAATGGAACGGATCAGAACCAGTCTGGAAAGCTTcagctga
- the COMMD7 gene encoding COMM domain-containing protein 7 isoform X2, giving the protein MGLLNFTREPVPEAQFSSLTEVLFRFLTEPKEVERFLAQLSDFATVNKISLGPLKNIVKSILLVPSGALKRNLSWEQVRADFIALGLSEEKATYFAEQWKANSPTLTRLAVGQTLMINQLIDMEWKFGVTAGSSELEKVGSIFLQLKLVIKQGTRMENVYLELTLPQFYSFLHEMERIRTSLESFS; this is encoded by the exons ATGGGGCTGCTCAACTTCACCCGGGAGCCGGTGCCGGAGGCG CAATTCTCATCACTGACTGAAGTGCTCTTCCGCTTTCTGACAGAGCCCAAGGAG GTGGAAAGGTTTCTGGCTCAGCTCTCTGACTTTGCCACCGTGAATAAAATCAGCTTGGGCCCCCTGAAAAACATTGTCAAAAGTATTCTTCTGGTACCCAGCG GTGCCCTGAAGAGGAATTTGTCTTGGGAACAAGTCCGAGCAGATTTCATTGCTCTAG GCCTCAGTGAGGAGAAAGCCACTTACTTTGCAGAACAG TGGAAGGCGAATTCCCCCACGCTGACACGCCTGGCTGTTGGTCAGACGCTGATGATCAACCAGCTGATAGATATGGAGTGGAAGTTTGGAG TGACTGCTGGGAGCAGTGAACTGGAAAAAGTGGGAAGTATCTTCTTACAG CTGAAGCTGGTGATTAAACAAGGGACTCGAATGGAAAACGTGTATCTGG AGTTGACTTTGCCCCAGTTCTACAGCTTTCTGCATGAAATGGAACGGATCAGAACCAGTCTGGAAAGCTTcagctga